Genomic DNA from Phyllopteryx taeniolatus isolate TA_2022b chromosome 10, UOR_Ptae_1.2, whole genome shotgun sequence:
atgtgttttgtggacttggagaaggcgttcgaccgtgtccctcggggagtcctgtggagagtgcttcgggagtatggggtaccgaaccccctgatacgggctgttcggtccctgtacgaccggagtcagagtttggtccgcatatccggcagtaagtcggactcgttcccggtgagggttggactccgctaaggctgccctttgtcgccaattctgttcataacttttatggacagaatttctaggcgcagccgaggcgtagagggggtccggtttggtggcctcagtattgcatctctgctttttgcagatgatgtggttctgttggcttcatcaagccgtgacctccaactctcattggagcagttcgcagctgagtgtgaagcggctgggatgagaatcagcacctccaaatctgagaccatggtcctcagtcggaaaagggtggcatgccttctccaggtcggggatgagatcctgccccaagtggaggaattcaagtatcttggggtcttgttcacgagtgagggaagaatggaacgtgagatcgacaggcggatcggtgcagcgtctgcagtgatgtggactttgtatcggtccgttgtggtaaagaaagagctaagccgaaaggcgaagctctcaatttaccggttgatcttcgttcctacactcacctatggtcatgagctgtgggtcgtgaccgaaagaacaagatcccggatacaagcggccgaaattagtttcctccgcagggtgtccgggctctcccttagagatagggtgagaagctcggtcatccgggaggatctcaaagtagagccgctgctcctccgcattgagaggagccagatgaggtggctggggcatctgattcggatgcctcccggacgcctccctggtgaggtgttccgggcatgtcccaccgggaggagaccccggggacgacccaggacacgctggagagactatatccttcggctggcctgggaatgcctcgggatccccccggaagagctggatgaagtggctggggagagggaagtctgggcatccctgctgaagctactgcccccgcgacccgacccggataagcggtagagaatggatggatggatgaaggtggcatattttaccaaaccaacttttttctagtatttgggatgtaatattgtctctgtgttgcctcagtaaacatctgaaatatgaattaaaatcacccacgcattcctgagttccagatgtctTTCTGCCCAGAGGCCTGAAAtgaggtcattcgaatttcttgagcttatcttCGTCAcaagcgaagatctccgcctacctctccgctcccgagtcAGCGCTGTCAGCATaaaaaacacgtgtgctctcgcaagtgggtcttctacacagaggccatcagagaaaagggggcggtcttagccaaatatggacaaggcGCAACAAACCTGGGTcaaacagtagtagtagtagtagtagaagtagctgtcagagaggCCTTTTTTGgatacttgtatgacaaaactaaggtgtttttttttttttatgaaattggcACTGTTATCCCAATTCCATGTTacagagtcactctatggaggtctaaacaGCCAAAATACAACTTGTCTTATATAGATCAACTATGTGActggcaatgaaaaaaaaaaaagtatgggcAAACTAGCTCAACAATCCAGGAACATCCAAATTCACCTCACCCAAATACTACATGTGGACTCCTGGAGTGTGTGACTGAGCAGAAAATAAACTAGTGTGTTTGCTGCAGGGTTGCACACTTGAGCAAATGCAAACAGAAGAACACAAAGGTCACCCTGTAGTGCATGCACTTCTCAAGGCAAATGTCCAAAAAGATCTCCCTTTGTGCTATTAAAGTGTAAACAAAATGATGACGTGACTGAATAAAAACACCCCAAATTTACTCCTGGCCTGGATAGAATGGCAAGACGTCACACAAGAGTCAATGTTACATCAATGAAGGGTTTAGGAGTGCAACTGAGGGTATTTATGTCCTTTAAATGTGCTACTGTTATGTTAATGAACTCTAAATCTTCCTCAATGTGGGATTGTGCTGTTTTGTAGCGGCTGCAGCTCGCTGAGTCTGACTGGAGATcagagcaattttttttattattttatgttggGGTTGGGGGAAATAaagcataatatgtctcctttaagacaATTAATTCCTCCCTTGAATAGACTGGCTGCGGTACCAAGGTGGTATTTTTGCTTTGCtatccaaaacagcagcacctaccaaaGCATGTCAAAAGTCTCTTGGATGAATTCAACCTCCCAGAGCCTCTCAgtaagtatatttaatatagaTGACTGCCCACGGCGTAGGAattgcatccatttttccatccCCATGCGTATGTATTCATATTCATTCTGCAAAGCCCTTAAGCCCTTGTGCTTGCATGTGGGGAGCGCTGTCCTCAAACACCTTTGACAGTATttgcaacacaaaataaaatcttaccATACCAAGCTAATCAGAACTGTCCTGTTCTTAGTAGAAACAGGCTTTACTCGTTAACAACAACCTCGGAGAGTACCGGGTGTCTATTGTGGGTAAGGGTTGTATTCGTGCGAAGGCATTTTTAGGACAGCTTTAAATGATATCTCTagccatcctttttctgtaatgcttgtcctcattagagtcactggtgagctggagcctatccgaccTAATTTTGGGGCTCgagccagggtacaccctggtcgCAGGGCTCATAAAGGCAATCAATCATTCACcttcacacctatagacaatttcAAGGGTTTAATAAtgagaacatgcatgtttggaaaatgtgggaggaagttgaagaaaagccacgcaagcacaatcatgtaaactccacacaggggggccTGAGCTCGGATTCAAACCCGGAACCTTCTGattctgaggcagatgtgctgaccaatAATACACCAacttgttgatttatttatctttttttagatcaacatttttgaatgTATAGATAATAAGTGATACATGTCATGTTCTCAGTCCAAATACCACATCGTGACGTCATCGTGAGTCACAAGGGGGCGCGGCTACCATGGAGGCGTACATCACATGAAAAAAAGAGCGAGGCAGAGAGAGACCAGAGTAGCACTGTGCGTGACGGGGCTCTCTTCGCCAGTCAAAGCTGGCTCCCTTCTCCCGCGGAGGTGACGCTCTGCTCGGCGCGAGTGCGTAAACAAGCGGAGCGTTTGGAAGAGAGACACACACTGGAGATGCACCACATCACGTCCTGCTCGTGTGGACTTTTGTAGACACAAAAAGGTAGGAATTACTTCTGAATGAACTATTGAGTGTGTTTGCATAACTGTTCTCTTCAAGTGCACGTTTTGCTCTATTATTACTGTGCATGCAAGTTCTTATTGCAGATCAATTTATTGTTGTGCATATATGCTTAGTGGAGAAATATCACTTTAGTGGGGTTCACACATTCGAATACTGTTTTGATCCTGTTGACtatcatatttttgtatattaatAACTTTTATTAgactttttcctttttgacAGACTTTATCATTATTGATATTCAGACCTTTGTGACGTCTcccaaaaactaaaatgttccttttcttttttatcctttatttattttgtatgtattatccatccatgcatccattttctgagccgcttctcctcactagggtcgcgggcgtgctggagcctatcccagctgtcatcgggcaggaggcggggtacaccctgaactggttgccagccaatcgcagggcacataggaacaaacaaccattcgcactcacagtcatgcctacgggcaatttagagtctccaattcatgcatgttgttgggatgtgggaggaaaccggagtacccggagaaaacccacgcaggcacggggagaacatgcaaactccacacaggcggggccggggatttaacccgggtcctcagaactgtgaggctgacgctctaaccagtcggccaccgtgccgccctgtatgtattataataattattattattatcattattattattattacttttttttatttgtttttttacaatttgtacCGGTATTTATACAGGGGTGGGCACACTATAGCCCAGTGAGCCATGGGATGGTTTTCCCCTTAAATTGGATAATTgattttcaattaatttatcTCTTCAAATaactctccggtttcctcccacatcccaaaaacatgcgtggtaggttgattgaagactctaaattgcccataggtgtgagtgtgagtgcgtatggttgtttgtttctatgtgccctgcgattggctggcgaccggttcagggtgtaccccgcctcctgcccgaagatagctgggatatgctccaatAGCCCGCAACCCTACACtacacagatagatagatagatagatagatagatagatagatagatagatagacagacagacagacagatagatagatagatagatagatagatagatagatagatagatagatagatagatagatagatagatagatagatagatagatagatagatagatagatagatagatagacagacagacagacagatagatagatagatagatagatagatagatagatagatagatagatagatagatagacagacagatagacagatagatagatagatagatagatagatagatagatagatagatagatagatagatagatagatagatagatagatagataatcatttcttttcttctttgaagAGGCCCAGACTGTTTTTTGCTCTTCATTGTCTCTATCCAGCCTTCGATGTGGGATCCAGTTTTGTCGCTCTTGCCAGGCTGAAATCCTCCTGGGTCAGGACCTCGCTCATGGCGGCCCTGCTTCTTGGGCTGCTGCTCTTCGCCATGCAGTCCCCCACCGTTCCCACCTCCTCGCCCCTGGCGGACGGCGAGGGGCCGCCCTCCGTCCCTTTGCCGCCCGACATCGGCGCCGCGGACCACCCGAATGGGACGGAGCAGCAGCTCCCGCGGATCATCATCATCGGCGTGAGGAAAGGCGGGACGCGGGCCCTCATCGAGATGCTGAGCCTGCACCACTCCGTGGCGGCGGCCCAGAACGAGGTGCACTTCTTTGACTGGGAGAGCCACTTCCAGAAGGGCTTGACTTGGTACCGCAGCCAGATGCCGTTCGCCTTCCCCAATCAGGTCACCGTGGAGAAGACGCCTGCCTACTTCACCTCCGCCAAAGTCCCCAAGCGCGTCCACCAGATGAACCCCGACGCCAAGCTGCTGCTCATCCTCAGAGACCCCACGGAGCGTGTGCTGTCAGACTACACACAAGTCTTCTACAACCGCCTCCAGAAGCACAAACGCTACCAGCCCATCGAGTCGGTGCTGGTGAAGGACGGCGAGGTCAACCTGGGCTACAAGGCGCTCAACCGCAGTCTGTACTACATGCACATGCAGGACTGGCTGCAGTACTTCCCGCTGGAGAGCATCCATGTGGTGGACGGCGACCAGCTCATCCGGGACCCCTTGCCCGAGATGAAGAAGGTGGAGCGCTTCTTGAGGCTGGAGCCGCAGATCAACGCCTCCAACTTCTACTTTAATCAGACCAAGGGATTCTACTGTTTGCGAGAGCAGGGGCGGGAGCGCTGCTTGCACGACTCCAAGGGCAGGGCGCACCCCCGCGTAGCTCCTGCCATCCTGCAGAAACTTTACCAGTTCTTCCACCAGCCCAACAGGAAGttctttgagctagtgggtcaAACATTCAACTGGAAGTGAAAGCTTTCTCTTTCGGTGCTAACAGAGTACATGAAGATGGCACTAAATCTATTTTTATACACGTTAGACTACTCACAATAAcattcaggtgaaatttcaggatgaacctaaaatgcattttaaggtgaacttcatttgacccTTTCATGTCCAACTGATTAGtgtttcagtcatttttgcaaACACTAGGAGATGAATGGcgaaattcacaacaggtgcaCGATTTGATGAATTCTGACATCATGAGCCCAAGACAACACCGAACAACTGATCGACAGTAGGTCACCTttgcgaggcttcaaacaggatgttctcaaaAGGGAAGTGGTCACTGAGTAGAGTGTCACAGAGTGTCATCAGAAGGTTCCAACAGAGTTACAGCGAGGCTGTAAGTGTCACAGAAACCATAGAAGCGGACGCCTTTGGAAATGTTCATGTATCAAACACCTGCTGTGAATGCCATTCAACTCCTTGTCAGAGAACATCGAGTTAGGAAAAaactactgaaacattgaacatgtGGACAAAGTTCAGAgaaagttcacctgtaaaggtgacagtgcattttaggttaaacCCGAAATTTCGTCCAAAAGTCAAATATCCCTAATAATTATGA
This window encodes:
- the hs3st1 gene encoding heparan sulfate glucosamine 3-O-sulfotransferase 1, whose amino-acid sequence is MAALLLGLLLFAMQSPTVPTSSPLADGEGPPSVPLPPDIGAADHPNGTEQQLPRIIIIGVRKGGTRALIEMLSLHHSVAAAQNEVHFFDWESHFQKGLTWYRSQMPFAFPNQVTVEKTPAYFTSAKVPKRVHQMNPDAKLLLILRDPTERVLSDYTQVFYNRLQKHKRYQPIESVLVKDGEVNLGYKALNRSLYYMHMQDWLQYFPLESIHVVDGDQLIRDPLPEMKKVERFLRLEPQINASNFYFNQTKGFYCLREQGRERCLHDSKGRAHPRVAPAILQKLYQFFHQPNRKFFELVGQTFNWK